DNA from Corynebacterium stationis:
ATCGATGTTTACGGTTCCTTGGATGAGCTGGAGCGCGACTTCGGCCAGCGTCCAAAGTCTTTGCACCGTCCACACATCGACGAGCTAGTGCGTCCAAACCCAGATGACCCAACTGGTAAGTCCATGATGCGCCGTGTTCCTGACGTTTTGGACGTATGGTTCGACTCTGGCTCCATGCCATTTGCGCAGGTGCATTACCCATTCGAGAACAAAGAATGGTTCGATACCCACTCGCCATCGGACTTCATCGTGGAGTACATCGGTCAGACCCGTGGCTGGTTCTACCTGCTGCACGTTTTGTCCACCGCACTCTTTGACCGCCCAGCATTCAAGAAGGTTGTCGCCCACGGCATCGTGCTTGGTGATGATGGCCTGAAGATGTCCAAGTCCAAGGGCAACTACCCGAACGTCAATGAGGTCTTTGACCGTGACGGCTCCGATGCCATGCGTTGGTTCCTCATGTCTTCACCAATCCTGCGCGGCGGCAACCTGATTGTCACCGAGCAGGGCATTCGTGATGGTGTGCGCCAAGCACTGCTGCCAATCTGGAATGCGTACACCTTCTTGAACCTGTACGCCTCCGAGGACGCGAAGTTCGATACCAGCTCTGAGAATGTGCTGGATCGCTACATCCTGGCAAAGACTCATGACCTGGTAAAGAATGTCGATGAGGCACTGGCGAACACTGATATCTCCACCGCGACCCAAGAGGTACGCCAGTTCGCCGATGCGCTGACGAACTGGTACGTGCGTCGTTCCCGTGATCGTTTCTGGGAAGGCCAGGAAGCTCACCCAGAGGCATTCAACACCCTCTACACCGTGCTGCACACCGTCTCCCGTGCGGTCGCACCTTTGCTGCCGCACATCTCGGAGGTCATCTACCGTGGTCTGACCGGCGAGCGCTCCGTGCACTTGACGGCGTTCCCGGAGGCAGAAGACTACCCAGCGGATGCCGCACTGGTTGAAGCGATGGATACCACCCGCGCGGTGGCATCTGCTGCAAGTTCTGTGCGCAAGTCCAATAAGCTGCGTAACCGTCTGCCACTTCCAGCTCTGACTGTTGCTGTGGCAGATTCTGGCCAGCTCGAAGGCTTCAAGGACATCATCCGCGATGAGGTCAACGTCAAGGAAGTTATCTTGACCGATGACGTCGACTCCGTCGGCACCTTCGAGGTTGTCTGCAACGCTAAGGTGGCAGGTCCTCGTTTGGGCAAGGATGTCCAGCGTGCGATTAAGAACCTCAAGGCCGGCAACTACACCCGCGAGGGCGAAAACGTTGTTGTTGATGGTGATATCACCTTAAGCCCTGAGGAATACACCGAGCGCTTGCAGGCAGCGGATCCAAAGTCGACTGCACGCATCGATGGTCTTGATGGCCTGGTTGTTCTCAATACCGAGGTCACCGAGGGACTTGAGGCTGAAGGCTGGGCAGCGGATGTTATCCGTGGCCTGCAGGATGCCCGTAAGGCATCTGGCTTTGAGGTCTCCGACCGCATCAGCGTGGTCCTTTCTGTCCCAACAGACAAGAAGGAATGGGCAACCCGTCACGCAGACCACATCGCGGCAGAGACCTTGGCAACCTCCTTTGAGGTCACCACTGAGGCGCTCGAGGGCGAAACCCACAACGTTCTCCCAGACGTTACCGCGAAGGTGGCCAAGAACTAAGGCTATTTCTTAACCTTCGCGTCGTGCCTTGATGAGAGGCTCACACCTGAAGTCCGGCTCTATGTCAAAACCTCTTGTAGGTCTTGGCGAAGAGACGGGCTTTTTCATCTGCAGACCTGAGCGCAAACGTGACGAAGATGATTGCTCAAAACTTCTACCTAGTAGTATTCCGAATGTGAATAGTCAGGGTCAGGTAAGTCTCGTGGCGCCCGCGGTCATGGTGATATCCGGTGCGTCGTTGTACGCGGGTGCTGCGGTGGCGGTGGGGCTCTTTGAAAGCTTTTCGCCGTTTATCGTCGCGTGGTTTCGCGTCGCGGCGGCCGGGGTTATTTTGCTGCTTTTATACCGGCCCAAGCTGCGTGTCTTCGGGGGTGTAGCAGGGCGTAATGCCGCGATCTATGGCGTGATGACGATGGCGATGAATATGTCTTTTTATCAATCGCTGAATCACATTCCCATGGGCACCGCGGTAGCCATTGAGTTTTTAGGGCCCATCGTGGTGGCGGCGTGGGGTTCGAGAGTTCTGCGTGACTGGGTGGCGCTGATTTTTGCAGCCCTCGGTGTGCTCGTGATTTCTGGTGCCACGTGGTCGGATAACGCAGTCGGCATCCTGTGGGCTTTAACAGCCGGGCTATTTTGGGCCGGCTATATTGTCATCTCCAGCCATATTGCCGCAGATCGAGAAAATTCCCGGCAATCCATGGCGGTAGGCTTTAGCTACGCTGGCCTTCTGGCTTTACCAGTGATGTGGTTGATGTGGCCAGAAGACCCAGGGATTCCGGGAATAACGATTATTGGTCTTGCCGCAGGGCTGGGCCTTTTATCGGCAGCCATCCCTTATGGCTTAGACCAGGTGGTCCTGCGCATGGCAGGCCCGAGTCTGTTTGCCCTGCTGCAAGCTATCTTGCCGGTGGTCGCAGCCATTATCGGCGCGATAGCTTTGGGACAGTGGCTAACGCCCGCAGAGATGATCGGCATCGTGCTGATCATGGCCGCGGTGGCGCTGCGCCGTAACTAAGCGCAATTAGTTCGCAACTAAGTGCGTGCGGCAAGCAGTTTGTCCAAGGTGGCTTCGGAGCCAACCTCGTGCAGGCTGCGCAGCGTATCGGCATAAGCGGTGGTGAACTCTTCGTTGTCGACTAAGTCGCCAAAGACTTCGCGGTCGCGCAGAAATGCCAGGATATCCTCGTGGTTACCGGAGGCATTTTCTTTCAGGCGATCGGCCATGCGGTCATTGATAGCAATTGCTTCGCCGTGCTCATCGACGCCTTCGGCATAGCGCGCCCAGGAGGCAACAATCGCTGCCGACAAGGTGACCGGCGCTTGGCCGGATTCGAGGTTTTCACGCACCACGGGCAAGAGCCACTTCGGGATACGGTCAGAAGATTCCGCACATAGGCGAGCCACGGTATCTTTAATCGCAGCGTTACCAAAGCGTGCGATCAGCTGGTGGCGGTAGGCATCCAAATCCACACCCGGCAGTGGGCGCAGGGAAGGAGTGCCTTCATCTTCCATGTACGCCAGCAAGAATTCGGCAAAGCGTGGATCGGCCATGACGTCGTGGACGTAGCGGTGACCAGCCAAGTAGCCGAAGTAGCATAGGCCCTGGTGCGAGGCGTTGAGCAAACGCAGCTTCATCAACTCATAAGGGACAACGTCTTGGACTAGTTCCACGCCAACCTTGTCGAAGGCTGGGCGACCAGCAGCGAATTTATCCTCTAGTACCCACTGGGTGAAGTCCTCACAGACCACAGGCCAGGCATCGACGTAGTCAAGGTCCTCGCGGTCGGCATCGGTGGTCTCAGGAGTAATGCGGTCGACCATGGAATTCGGGAATGGCACGTTCTCATCAATCCAGGTGGCAAGTTCCGCGTCGATTGCACCAGCAAAGCTTAGGAACATGCGGTGTGCCATCTCGCCATTGCCCTGGATATTATCGCAAGACATCACGGTAAAAGGCACGGTGTTTCCAGCGCGCCGGGCGATCAGGCCTGCGGTAATAAGGCCATAGAAGGTGCGCAGGTCATCGGTCTTGCCAGCCTTCAAGTCAGCGATATCGGCAGCTACCTGTGGGTTGTCAAAGTTGAATTCACCGCGCACGTGGTCAAAGTTATACCCTCCCTCGGTAACGGTTAGAGAAACGATCTTGATGGAAGCATCGGCAAGCACTGCGACGGCATTGGCAGGATCTTCCGGGGTGTACAGGTAATCAATGATGGAGCCAATCACGCGCGAGGATTGCTGGCCATCGGGAGTCTTTTCCGTCAGCGTGTAGAGAAAGTCCTGGGACTTGAGTGCGTCGCGCATGCGGATA
Protein-coding regions in this window:
- a CDS encoding mannitol dehydrogenase family protein; this encodes MTTTQLSQANLNELPVQGPEYDRSQVTAGVVHFGVGGFHRAHQALYIDKLMLQGEAMDFGIIGMGVMPSDIRMRDALKSQDFLYTLTEKTPDGQQSSRVIGSIIDYLYTPEDPANAVAVLADASIKIVSLTVTEGGYNFDHVRGEFNFDNPQVAADIADLKAGKTDDLRTFYGLITAGLIARRAGNTVPFTVMSCDNIQGNGEMAHRMFLSFAGAIDAELATWIDENVPFPNSMVDRITPETTDADREDLDYVDAWPVVCEDFTQWVLEDKFAAGRPAFDKVGVELVQDVVPYELMKLRLLNASHQGLCYFGYLAGHRYVHDVMADPRFAEFLLAYMEDEGTPSLRPLPGVDLDAYRHQLIARFGNAAIKDTVARLCAESSDRIPKWLLPVVRENLESGQAPVTLSAAIVASWARYAEGVDEHGEAIAINDRMADRLKENASGNHEDILAFLRDREVFGDLVDNEEFTTAYADTLRSLHEVGSEATLDKLLAART
- a CDS encoding EamA family transporter, encoding MVISGASLYAGAAVAVGLFESFSPFIVAWFRVAAAGVILLLLYRPKLRVFGGVAGRNAAIYGVMTMAMNMSFYQSLNHIPMGTAVAIEFLGPIVVAAWGSRVLRDWVALIFAALGVLVISGATWSDNAVGILWALTAGLFWAGYIVISSHIAADRENSRQSMAVGFSYAGLLALPVMWLMWPEDPGIPGITIIGLAAGLGLLSAAIPYGLDQVVLRMAGPSLFALLQAILPVVAAIIGAIALGQWLTPAEMIGIVLIMAAVALRRN
- the ileS gene encoding isoleucine--tRNA ligase codes for the protein MDVGHVYPKVDLTGGSSKFPEMETEVQKFWAEDDTFKASLEQSKGNPEYIFYDGPPFANGLPHYGHLLTGYVKDIVPRYRTMAGNYVPRVFGWDCHGLPAELEAEKQLGITDKGQIHDMGLEKFNEYCASSVLRYTDEWEEYVTRQARWVDFENGYKTMDPNYMESVIWAFKTLYDKGLIYQGFRVLPYSWAEHTPLSNQETRLDDSYKMRQDPTLTVTFPVTGNAPEELADAAFLAWTTTPWTLPSNLALAVHPEVDYALVRVGGDSEFTGQKFVLAEALVGSYAKELGEDHEVMKTFKGAELEGITYEPIFDYFKDHANSFKILLADYVTTEDGTGVVHQAPGFGEDDMATTAKYGIELVMPVDDDGKFTSLTPEYEGQLVFDANKDIIRDLKAKGRVIRHVTIEHSYPHSWRSGEPLIYKAMPAWFVKVSAVRDRMVELNHNEIEWMPEHVRDGQFGKWLEGARDWNISRSRFWGSPIPVWMSDDDKYPRIDVYGSLDELERDFGQRPKSLHRPHIDELVRPNPDDPTGKSMMRRVPDVLDVWFDSGSMPFAQVHYPFENKEWFDTHSPSDFIVEYIGQTRGWFYLLHVLSTALFDRPAFKKVVAHGIVLGDDGLKMSKSKGNYPNVNEVFDRDGSDAMRWFLMSSPILRGGNLIVTEQGIRDGVRQALLPIWNAYTFLNLYASEDAKFDTSSENVLDRYILAKTHDLVKNVDEALANTDISTATQEVRQFADALTNWYVRRSRDRFWEGQEAHPEAFNTLYTVLHTVSRAVAPLLPHISEVIYRGLTGERSVHLTAFPEAEDYPADAALVEAMDTTRAVASAASSVRKSNKLRNRLPLPALTVAVADSGQLEGFKDIIRDEVNVKEVILTDDVDSVGTFEVVCNAKVAGPRLGKDVQRAIKNLKAGNYTREGENVVVDGDITLSPEEYTERLQAADPKSTARIDGLDGLVVLNTEVTEGLEAEGWAADVIRGLQDARKASGFEVSDRISVVLSVPTDKKEWATRHADHIAAETLATSFEVTTEALEGETHNVLPDVTAKVAKN